In the Lysinibacillus sp. PLM2 genome, one interval contains:
- the ftsW gene encoding putative lipid II flippase FtsW yields MRKYIAYYVRNFDYSIFFTYVFLCLFGLIMIYSSSMMVAIVLEEAPPDYFYNKQLINLVISSLVFLFGAFLPYKHYSNKKLMVAMTVGMIFILIWLWLFGVGMEQTGSKSWIDLGVMNFQPSEVAKLFVILYFAGAFYRKSLNNPLENLQPNNIIYPIIVWIFIIFCVANETDLGAVIILSGIAFAVVAASGMSFKAYLKFFSVLGLLGGALMGFILLVKGDTIFTENRLGRLQSFLNPFEYESGSGHQIINGYIAIGSGGLEGVGLGQSVQKLGYLPEPQTDFIMAIIAEELGIFGVILVLGGLGFIVFRGLYIAMKTRDPLARMISAGISSWIAIQTFINLGGISGLIPLTGVTLPFISYGGSSLIMLSLAMGILINVSMYVKLEKKRQ; encoded by the coding sequence ATGAGAAAATACATTGCATATTATGTAAGGAATTTTGATTATTCGATATTTTTTACGTATGTATTTTTATGCTTATTTGGTCTAATCATGATTTATAGTTCGAGCATGATGGTTGCTATTGTTTTAGAAGAGGCACCACCTGATTATTTTTATAATAAACAGTTAATAAATTTAGTTATCTCATCGCTAGTATTTCTTTTTGGCGCATTTTTACCATATAAACATTATAGCAATAAGAAATTAATGGTCGCTATGACGGTAGGTATGATATTCATACTTATATGGCTTTGGTTATTTGGTGTCGGTATGGAACAAACCGGTTCAAAAAGTTGGATTGATTTAGGGGTAATGAATTTCCAACCATCCGAAGTTGCGAAACTATTTGTAATATTATATTTTGCTGGAGCCTTTTATAGAAAAAGTCTAAATAATCCATTAGAAAATTTGCAGCCAAACAATATTATTTATCCTATTATCGTCTGGATTTTTATTATTTTTTGTGTTGCGAATGAAACAGATCTTGGAGCAGTCATCATACTATCTGGTATAGCATTTGCAGTGGTTGCAGCAAGTGGAATGAGCTTTAAAGCATATTTAAAATTCTTCTCAGTATTAGGGTTGCTTGGCGGAGCATTAATGGGTTTTATACTACTAGTAAAAGGGGATACGATTTTTACTGAAAATCGATTAGGTCGATTACAGTCATTTTTAAACCCATTTGAATATGAATCAGGTTCAGGACACCAAATTATAAATGGTTATATTGCAATAGGTTCAGGGGGGCTAGAAGGGGTTGGACTGGGACAATCTGTACAAAAACTAGGCTATTTACCGGAACCGCAAACAGACTTTATAATGGCGATAATAGCTGAAGAATTGGGAATTTTTGGTGTTATATTAGTTTTAGGTGGTCTAGGTTTCATTGTATTTAGAGGATTATATATTGCTATGAAAACTAGAGACCCACTAGCTAGAATGATTTCAGCAGGAATTTCAAGCTGGATAGCAATCCAAACCTTTATCAATTTAGGTGGGATTTCCGGTTTGATTCCTTTAACAGGTGTAACTTTACCATTTATCAGTTATGGAGGTTCTTCTTTAATCATGCTATCACTAGCTATGGGTATACTGATAAATGTCTCCATGTATGTAAAGTTAGAAAAGAAAAGACAATAG
- the pyc gene encoding pyruvate carboxylase, with protein sequence MRKIHKILVANRGEIAIRIFRACNELNIRTVAIYSREDSGSHHRYKSDESYLVGVGKKPIDAYLDIDGIIEIAKHANVDAIHPGYGFLSENVHFARRCEEEGIIFIGPKSEHLNMFGDKVKARQQAINAKIPVIPGSDGPVKSLEELETFGDTYGYPLMIKAALGGGGRGMRLVQSKDELASSYERAKSEANAAFGSDEVYVEKAIIKPKHIEVQILGDNEGNIIHLYERDCSIQRRHQKVVEIAPSNALQKDLRNRICDAAVQLMKNVNYINAGTVEFLVAGDEFYFIEVNPRIQVEHTITEMITGIDIVHAQIKVAEGYALHSDYINIPKQSDIPLFGYAIQSRVTTEDPANNFMPDTGKIMVYRSSGGFGVRLDAGNGFQGAVVTPYYDSLLVKISTWGNTFSEAAAKMDRNLREFRIRGVKTNIPFLENVVKHTKFISGDFDTSFIDSTPELFEFPIRKDRGTKLLNYIGNVTLNGFPGIEKQKKPIFVQPTKPNINLKTEIPDGTKQILDSRGADGLVEWIKEQEDVLITDTTFRDAHQSLLATRVRSQDMYQIADYNARLLHNFFSFELWGGATFDVAYRFLKEDPWARLEKLRKQMPNVLFQMLFRGANAVGYKNYPDNLIREFIKESANTGIDVFRIFDSLNWIKGMEIAIDEVRQTGKIAEAAVCYTGDILDDSRAKYTVQYYKDMAKELEAQGAHILAIKDMAGLLKPEAAYRLISELKDSTALPIHLHTHDTSGNGIYTYAKAIEAGVDIIDTALGSMSGLTSQPSINSLYYAMKGSKREIKANIGALEQLSYYWEDVRSFYSDFESGMKSPHSEIYVHEMPGGQYSNLQQQAKAVGLGDRWEEVKRMYSRVNMLFGDIVKVTPSSKVVGDMALFMVQNDLNEENIYTRGLSIDFPDSVVELFQGYLGQVHGGFPQELQKVILKDKEAITVRPGELLEPVDFNQIQDMLSQKFNREMSKKDILAYALYPKVFEDYLLATDSFGDISVLDTPTFLYGLKLGEEIEVEIEKGKTLIIKLIEIGEPQHDGTRILYFELNGQSRELVIQDLTVEVDGKISLKADPSNPNQIGATMPGTVLKVVVSKGSPVKRGDHLLITEAMKMETTVQAPKDGVVKEVYAKAGDAISTGDLLIEFE encoded by the coding sequence ATGAGAAAGATTCACAAGATTTTAGTAGCAAACAGAGGGGAAATTGCAATACGTATTTTTAGAGCTTGTAATGAACTAAACATACGGACAGTGGCCATTTATTCAAGGGAGGATAGCGGTTCACACCATCGCTACAAATCTGATGAATCCTATTTGGTTGGAGTAGGGAAAAAACCTATCGATGCTTATTTAGATATCGATGGAATTATTGAAATTGCAAAACATGCAAATGTTGACGCGATTCATCCTGGATATGGTTTTTTATCTGAAAATGTTCATTTTGCAAGACGCTGTGAAGAAGAGGGAATTATTTTTATAGGACCTAAATCAGAGCATTTAAATATGTTTGGGGATAAGGTTAAAGCAAGACAGCAAGCAATCAATGCTAAAATTCCAGTAATCCCTGGGAGCGATGGTCCAGTTAAATCTCTTGAAGAGTTAGAAACCTTCGGGGACACTTATGGCTACCCATTAATGATAAAAGCTGCTCTTGGTGGCGGTGGTCGTGGAATGAGGTTAGTACAATCAAAAGATGAATTGGCATCTAGCTATGAACGAGCAAAATCTGAAGCCAACGCAGCATTCGGATCAGATGAAGTATATGTTGAAAAGGCAATTATAAAACCGAAGCATATAGAAGTACAGATATTAGGTGATAACGAAGGGAATATCATCCATTTATATGAAAGAGATTGCTCGATTCAAAGAAGACATCAGAAGGTAGTTGAAATAGCACCTTCAAATGCACTTCAGAAAGATCTTCGAAATCGAATTTGTGATGCAGCAGTTCAGTTAATGAAAAATGTGAATTATATTAATGCAGGTACTGTTGAATTTTTAGTAGCCGGAGATGAATTTTATTTCATTGAAGTTAATCCGCGAATTCAAGTTGAACATACAATTACAGAAATGATTACAGGTATTGATATTGTTCATGCACAAATTAAAGTAGCAGAAGGGTATGCACTACATTCAGATTATATAAATATTCCAAAGCAAAGCGATATTCCATTATTCGGCTATGCGATACAATCACGTGTGACAACAGAAGATCCAGCGAACAATTTTATGCCTGACACAGGTAAAATAATGGTCTACCGCTCAAGTGGTGGATTTGGTGTTCGTTTAGATGCGGGTAATGGTTTCCAAGGAGCTGTTGTAACACCGTACTATGACTCCCTATTAGTTAAAATATCGACATGGGGAAATACATTTAGCGAAGCTGCAGCTAAAATGGACAGAAATTTGCGAGAATTCCGTATCCGTGGCGTGAAAACAAATATTCCGTTTTTAGAAAACGTAGTAAAACATACTAAATTTATTTCAGGTGATTTTGATACAAGCTTTATTGATTCAACACCAGAATTATTTGAATTTCCTATTCGAAAAGACCGAGGAACAAAACTATTAAACTATATTGGAAATGTGACGTTAAACGGCTTCCCAGGTATCGAAAAGCAAAAGAAACCTATTTTCGTTCAGCCTACGAAGCCAAATATAAATTTGAAAACAGAAATTCCTGATGGAACAAAGCAAATTTTAGACAGTCGAGGCGCGGATGGTTTAGTTGAATGGATAAAAGAACAAGAAGATGTGCTAATTACTGATACTACTTTCCGAGATGCCCATCAATCACTTCTTGCGACAAGAGTCAGATCTCAAGATATGTACCAAATTGCAGACTACAATGCCCGTTTGTTACACAATTTCTTTTCCTTTGAATTATGGGGTGGTGCAACGTTTGACGTAGCATACAGATTCCTTAAAGAAGATCCTTGGGCACGATTAGAAAAGCTTCGTAAACAAATGCCAAATGTATTGTTCCAGATGCTATTTAGAGGAGCAAATGCAGTAGGCTATAAAAATTACCCTGATAATTTAATTCGTGAGTTTATTAAGGAATCAGCAAATACTGGAATTGATGTATTCCGAATTTTCGATAGTTTGAACTGGATAAAAGGTATGGAAATTGCGATTGATGAAGTACGTCAAACTGGTAAAATTGCTGAAGCAGCAGTTTGTTATACAGGAGATATTTTAGATGATTCAAGAGCGAAATACACTGTTCAGTACTATAAGGATATGGCAAAAGAGCTTGAAGCACAGGGGGCACATATATTAGCGATTAAAGATATGGCAGGTCTACTCAAGCCAGAAGCAGCATATCGCCTCATATCAGAATTAAAAGATTCAACTGCATTACCAATTCACCTTCATACACATGATACTAGCGGTAATGGTATTTACACATATGCAAAGGCAATTGAAGCTGGTGTAGATATTATAGATACTGCACTTGGCTCGATGTCAGGTTTAACTTCTCAGCCAAGCATCAATTCACTTTACTATGCAATGAAGGGTAGTAAACGTGAGATTAAGGCTAATATCGGGGCACTTGAGCAATTATCCTATTATTGGGAAGATGTTCGAAGCTTTTACAGTGATTTTGAAAGCGGTATGAAGAGTCCGCACTCTGAAATATATGTTCACGAAATGCCAGGTGGACAATATAGTAATTTACAGCAGCAAGCAAAAGCAGTTGGGTTAGGTGATCGCTGGGAAGAAGTGAAAAGGATGTATTCCCGTGTGAATATGTTGTTTGGTGACATTGTAAAGGTAACACCATCATCAAAGGTCGTAGGCGATATGGCGCTGTTTATGGTGCAAAACGATTTGAATGAAGAGAATATCTATACAAGAGGGTTATCAATTGATTTTCCAGATTCAGTAGTTGAATTATTCCAAGGATATTTAGGTCAAGTTCATGGGGGCTTCCCTCAAGAGTTGCAAAAAGTAATCTTAAAGGATAAAGAAGCAATAACTGTCCGCCCTGGTGAATTACTAGAACCTGTTGATTTCAATCAAATTCAAGATATGTTATCTCAAAAGTTTAATCGCGAAATGTCGAAGAAGGATATATTAGCTTATGCACTATATCCAAAAGTATTTGAAGACTATTTATTAGCTACTGATTCCTTTGGCGATATTTCTGTGTTAGATACGCCAACATTCCTCTATGGTTTAAAATTAGGGGAAGAAATCGAGGTTGAGATTGAAAAAGGGAAGACATTAATTATAAAATTGATTGAAATCGGTGAACCGCAACATGATGGAACTCGTATTCTTTACTTTGAATTGAATGGGCAATCTCGAGAACTCGTTATTCAGGACTTAACTGTTGAAGTCGACGGTAAAATTTCATTAAAGGCAGATCCAAGTAATCCAAATCAAATTGGTGCTACAATGCCAGGAACTGTTTTAAAAGTAGTAGTATCAAAAGGAAGCCCAGTAAAACGTGGGGATCATTTATTAATTACCGAAGCAATGAAAATGGAAACAACTGTCCAAGCACCAAAAGACGGTGTAGTAAAAGAGGTATATGCAAAAGCTGGAGATGCCATTTCTACTGGAGATTTGTTAATAGAATTTGAATAA
- the ctaA gene encoding heme A synthase — translation MQQRQNKLLKWIAVATTLGMLFILLGGALVTKTDSGLGCGRHWPGCNGELIPTKITTEVLIEFSHRLVTGAVSILVLLLVIMTWRKLGHIREVKFLGVLAIFFLLAQALIGAAQVLWGQGDFILALHFGISLISFAAILLLSMIVFEVDTKFDADKVFIDKKLKWHTVGVTLYSYIVIYTGALVRHTGSSLVCLDWPFCDNSQPFALPDNMYQWVQMGHRIAVLIIFIWIAYITWYAVKHYKDQRVIYWGWIVNFTLVVLQIIAGMLVVLTMLDLFVSLLHSLFITLLFGMFCYMILLIARSNHNEKRNM, via the coding sequence ATGCAACAAAGACAAAATAAACTATTAAAATGGATTGCAGTTGCAACAACACTCGGTATGTTGTTTATTTTATTAGGTGGTGCACTTGTTACAAAAACCGACAGTGGTTTAGGCTGTGGTAGACATTGGCCTGGATGTAATGGTGAGCTTATTCCTACAAAAATAACAACAGAAGTATTAATAGAATTTTCGCATCGATTAGTTACTGGTGCTGTTTCAATTCTTGTACTTCTCTTAGTTATTATGACTTGGCGAAAGCTTGGACATATCCGTGAAGTGAAGTTTTTAGGTGTACTTGCAATCTTCTTCTTGTTAGCACAAGCCTTAATCGGTGCTGCACAAGTACTTTGGGGGCAAGGCGATTTCATTTTAGCCCTTCATTTTGGTATTTCTTTAATTTCATTTGCTGCTATATTGTTATTATCAATGATTGTATTTGAAGTAGATACGAAGTTCGATGCTGATAAAGTATTTATAGATAAAAAACTTAAATGGCATACGGTCGGAGTCACACTTTATTCATATATTGTCATCTATACTGGTGCACTTGTTCGCCATACAGGGTCTTCCCTTGTATGTCTAGATTGGCCATTCTGTGACAACAGTCAGCCCTTTGCATTACCGGACAATATGTACCAATGGGTGCAAATGGGACACCGTATTGCAGTTCTTATTATCTTTATTTGGATCGCATATATTACTTGGTATGCAGTGAAGCATTATAAAGACCAGCGTGTTATCTATTGGGGTTGGATCGTAAACTTTACCCTAGTAGTATTGCAAATCATTGCAGGTATGTTAGTAGTATTAACAATGCTTGATCTATTCGTATCATTACTGCATTCATTGTTTATTACATTATTGTTTGGAATGTTCTGCTACATGATTTTATTAATCGCACGGAGCAATCATAATGAAAAGAGAAATATGTAA
- the ctaB_2 gene encoding protoheme IX farnesyltransferase, producing the protein MSNDRALTAARKTGPVTNSLLKDFLALIKIGIVNSNLVTTFTGMWLAFQFTGLHFLQYLDLIAYTMLGAALIIGGSAAMNNYIDQDIDPIMKRTKARPTVTGRFKPNVVLIISLSFLFVGEILLFTASIIAGMWGLIGILAYVVLYTIWAKRRFVSNTVVGSISGAIPPIIGWAAVDPTFSWEALALFLIMFAWQPPHFYALAMKRKNEYSAANIPMLPVVKGFRRTKISMLLWILLLIPLPFLLYKLGIVFLFLATVLNLGWLCLAISGFSIKDDIKWANKMFVYSLNHMTTTFVLMIIFAIFI; encoded by the coding sequence ATGTCAAACGATAGAGCACTAACTGCTGCTAGAAAAACAGGTCCTGTTACTAATTCTCTTCTAAAAGATTTTCTCGCGCTTATCAAGATAGGAATTGTTAATTCTAATTTAGTAACAACCTTTACCGGTATGTGGTTAGCATTTCAGTTTACAGGTTTGCACTTTCTGCAATATCTTGATTTAATCGCTTACACGATGTTAGGTGCTGCTTTAATTATTGGTGGATCAGCGGCGATGAATAATTACATAGATCAGGATATTGATCCAATAATGAAAAGAACGAAAGCAAGACCAACTGTAACTGGCAGATTTAAACCAAACGTCGTTTTGATAATATCTCTTTCATTTTTATTTGTAGGCGAAATTTTGTTATTTACGGCATCAATCATTGCCGGCATGTGGGGACTAATTGGTATACTAGCTTATGTAGTTCTTTATACTATTTGGGCTAAAAGAAGGTTTGTAAGTAACACGGTAGTGGGAAGTATATCTGGTGCAATTCCACCTATTATTGGCTGGGCTGCTGTAGACCCTACATTCAGTTGGGAAGCACTAGCATTATTCTTAATTATGTTTGCATGGCAACCACCGCATTTTTATGCACTTGCAATGAAACGTAAAAATGAATATAGTGCTGCAAATATACCGATGCTACCTGTTGTGAAAGGTTTTAGAAGGACAAAAATATCAATGCTGCTTTGGATTTTGTTGTTAATACCATTACCTTTCTTATTATATAAGTTAGGTATAGTATTCTTATTTCTAGCAACAGTATTAAACTTAGGATGGTTATGTTTAGCTATTTCTGGTTTTAGCATAAAAGATGATATAAAATGGGCAAATAAAATGTTTGTCTATTCGTTAAATCACATGACAACAACCTTTGTTTTGATGATCATCTTTGCGATATTTATTTAG
- the ctaC gene encoding cytochrome c oxidase subunit 2: MMKGLKKWRLFSLLALMTVFLSACGEEYISTLQPAGAVGKEQFDLLLFSITIMTLVVVVVSVIYLYAFVKFRRSKVGEDHMPKQVEGSHVLETIWTVIPIVLLLILAVPTLMSTYKFADVAAMDEVDENNEKVALTVNVTAKLYWWEFEYPDLGIVTAQELVVPTGEKVYFNLKSADVKHSFWIPSIGGKMDTNVENINKFYLVFDEESEGLKDGVFYGKCAELCGPSHALMDFKVKTLSPEAFDTWVASMQDTEGQTADAESTDLGEATFAANCLGCHAVTSVTGMPAGAAMGPNLTTFGDRSHIVGFLDHTKENLVKWIENPEEYKPGNLMSGKYNELSDEEISAVADYIMSLSVEQ, from the coding sequence ATGATGAAAGGGCTTAAAAAATGGCGTCTATTTTCGCTATTGGCATTAATGACAGTTTTTCTTTCAGCTTGTGGTGAAGAATATATTTCTACACTTCAACCAGCTGGTGCAGTTGGGAAAGAACAATTTGATTTATTGTTATTCTCAATTACAATCATGACGCTAGTTGTAGTAGTTGTTTCTGTTATTTATTTATATGCTTTTGTTAAATTCCGCCGATCTAAAGTAGGCGAAGACCACATGCCAAAACAAGTTGAAGGTAGTCATGTACTTGAAACAATTTGGACAGTGATTCCGATTGTACTTTTACTAATCTTAGCTGTACCAACTTTAATGTCTACTTATAAATTCGCTGATGTTGCGGCAATGGATGAAGTAGATGAAAATAATGAAAAAGTTGCTTTAACAGTAAATGTAACAGCAAAATTATACTGGTGGGAGTTCGAATATCCTGATTTAGGAATCGTAACAGCACAAGAATTAGTTGTTCCTACTGGTGAAAAAGTGTACTTCAATTTAAAATCTGCAGATGTTAAGCACTCATTCTGGATTCCGTCTATCGGTGGTAAGATGGATACTAACGTAGAAAATATTAATAAGTTCTACCTAGTATTTGATGAAGAATCAGAAGGTCTAAAAGATGGCGTATTCTATGGTAAATGTGCTGAGCTTTGCGGTCCTTCACACGCTTTAATGGATTTCAAAGTTAAAACTTTATCTCCAGAAGCATTCGATACTTGGGTTGCTTCAATGCAAGATACAGAAGGTCAGACAGCTGATGCTGAATCTACTGATTTAGGTGAAGCAACATTTGCTGCAAACTGTTTAGGTTGTCACGCCGTTACATCTGTAACAGGTATGCCTGCAGGAGCTGCAATGGGACCAAACTTAACTACATTTGGCGATCGTAGTCATATCGTTGGTTTCTTAGATCACACTAAAGAAAACTTGGTAAAATGGATTGAAAATCCAGAAGAATACAAACCAGGTAACTTGATGTCAGGTAAGTATAATGAATTATCAGACGAAGAAATCAGCGCAGTAGCAGACTATATCATGAGCTTATCTGTAGAACAATAA